A genomic region of bacterium contains the following coding sequences:
- a CDS encoding DUF1559 domain-containing protein has product MLPALSQAREKARQSVCMNNLKQIHLGAMMYAQDYDEWLPTIENSTTQKFLNSFFFHSEGNNLWYGYAKLYTLKYISAGLTFVCPSDRWEKQYGLEISNRVESNWVNCGWRTLRSTYIYTPEVKLSRTRPSNVMALPRIYFYANRCEVNHAGMCNVLFIGGDVRPIKESTIISLKPTWPEDWNWTSFLRDLHKY; this is encoded by the coding sequence TTGCTACCTGCACTTTCTCAGGCGAGGGAAAAGGCGAGACAGTCAGTATGTATGAATAACTTAAAGCAGATACACCTCGGAGCAATGATGTATGCACAGGACTACGATGAGTGGTTGCCGACCATAGAGAACAGTACTACCCAGAAGTTTTTAAACTCTTTTTTCTTCCATTCAGAGGGCAATAACCTGTGGTATGGATATGCGAAGTTATACACATTAAAATACATATCTGCTGGACTCACATTTGTCTGTCCCTCAGACCGCTGGGAGAAACAGTACGGGCTTGAAATCTCTAACCGGGTAGAATCAAACTGGGTAAACTGCGGATGGAGGACACTCAGAAGTACTTATATATACACTCCAGAGGTTAAACTAAGCAGGACCAGACCATCAAATGTTATGGCATTGCCGAGAATCTATTTTTATGCTAATAGGTGTGAAGTTAACCATGCTGGTATGTGTAATGTTCTATTTATAGGAGGGGATGTAAGGCCAATAAAGGAGTCAACAATAATCAGTTTAAAGCCAACATGGCCTGAAGACTGGAACTGGACAAGTTTTTTACGGGACCTTCATAAATACTAA
- a CDS encoding DUF1559 domain-containing protein: MLPALSQAREKARQAVCMNNLKQIHLGAMMYAEDYGEWLPTVEVSSPQSFLYSFLCHLEETDQWVNYGKLYSLKYLPLGVIFVCPSAPKVTQYGLENPNWIEKSWRECYYRTLRSSFMFTPHYKLSRIKPTNVMALHRIYYYYNVCESRHLGMCNVLFIGGDVRPIKESTIISLKPTWPEDWNWTGFLQDLHKQ, from the coding sequence TTGCTACCTGCACTTTCTCAGGCGAGGGAAAAGGCAAGGCAGGCGGTATGTATGAATAACTTAAAGCAGATACATCTCGGAGCAATGATGTATGCCGAGGACTATGGTGAGTGGTTGCCGACAGTAGAGGTCTCCTCCCCCCAGAGTTTTTTATATTCTTTTCTATGTCATTTAGAAGAAACAGACCAATGGGTAAACTACGGAAAGTTATATTCATTGAAGTATCTCCCATTAGGAGTTATATTTGTGTGTCCCTCTGCCCCAAAAGTTACACAGTATGGTCTTGAAAATCCTAACTGGATAGAAAAGAGTTGGAGAGAGTGTTACTATAGGACACTTAGAAGTAGTTTTATGTTTACTCCCCACTATAAACTCAGTAGGATTAAGCCAACAAATGTTATGGCATTGCATAGAATATATTACTATTATAATGTATGTGAGAGTAGACATCTCGGTATGTGTAATGTTCTGTTTATAGGAGGGGATGTAAGGCCAATAAAGGAGTCAACAATAATCAGTTTAAAGCCAACATGGCCTGAGGACTGGAACTGGACAGGTTTTTTACAGGACCTTCATAAGCAATAG